The following coding sequences are from one Stigmatopora nigra isolate UIUO_SnigA chromosome 12, RoL_Snig_1.1, whole genome shotgun sequence window:
- the calm2a gene encoding calmodulin 2a (phosphorylase kinase, delta) produces MADQLTEEQIAEFKEAFSLFDKDGDGTITTKELGTVMRSLGQNPTEAELQDMINEVDADGNGTIDFPEFLTMMARKMKDTDSEEEIREAFRVFDKDGNGYISAAELRHVMTNLGEKLTDEEVDEMIREADIDGDGQVNYEEFVQMMTAK; encoded by the exons ATG GCTGATCAGCTTACAGAAGAGCAGATTGCTG AGTTCAAGGAGGCGTTTTCACTTTTTGACAAGGATGGAGATGGCACTATTACCACCAAAGAGTTGGGCACAGTCATGCGCTCTCTTGGCCAGAATCCCACAGAGGCAGAGTTGCAGGACATGATTAATGAAGTTGATGCAGATG GAAACGGCACGATAGATTTCCCGGAATTCTTGACCATGATGGCTAGAAAGATGAAGGACACGGACAGTGAAGAGGAGATCAGAGAAGCGTTCCGCGTCTTTGATAAG gacgGCAATGGGTACATCAGTGCTGCTGAACTCCGTCACGTAATGACAAACCTCGGGGAAAAGTTAACTGACGAAGAAGTTGACGAGATGATTAGAGAAGCAGACATTGATGGAGATGGGCAGGTCAACTATGAAG AGTTCGTACAAATGATGACAGCAAAGTGA